One genomic region from Bradyrhizobium icense encodes:
- a CDS encoding LysE family translocator, whose amino-acid sequence MTETLGIHQLWLFILSGLLLNITPGPDTAYIIGRSIQFGWRGGAAAATGVCCGCLVHVFGAAIGLSALLMASSTAFAVLKWVGAAYLLFTGVQMLLSRPRPLVESAAAAETSLARVFWQGALTNVLNPKVALFFLAFLPQFVAGDSGHKTLAFLTLGLIFIFTGTLWCLGIAAFAARAARRIRQSAGAMAWINRVLGGLFVYLGIRVAMLEAR is encoded by the coding sequence ATGACAGAGACGCTCGGCATTCACCAACTCTGGCTGTTCATCCTCTCAGGACTGCTGCTCAATATCACCCCGGGGCCGGATACGGCCTACATTATTGGCCGCAGCATCCAGTTCGGATGGCGCGGCGGGGCGGCGGCGGCGACCGGTGTCTGCTGCGGCTGTCTGGTCCATGTGTTCGGGGCCGCCATCGGCTTGTCCGCGCTATTGATGGCATCGTCGACGGCCTTCGCGGTCCTGAAATGGGTCGGCGCGGCCTATCTCCTGTTTACCGGCGTCCAGATGCTACTCTCGCGCCCGCGCCCGCTGGTGGAGTCGGCGGCAGCCGCCGAGACCTCGCTTGCCCGTGTGTTCTGGCAAGGCGCGCTGACCAACGTGCTCAATCCGAAAGTGGCGCTGTTCTTCCTGGCCTTCCTGCCGCAATTCGTGGCGGGGGACTCAGGCCACAAGACCCTTGCCTTCCTGACGCTGGGCCTGATTTTCATCTTCACCGGCACGCTATGGTGCCTCGGGATTGCGGCCTTCGCCGCAAGGGCGGCCCGGCGCATCCGGCAATCGGCCGGCGCGATGGCATGGATCAACCGCGTGCTCGGCGGGCTGTTCGTCTATCTCGGCATCCGCGTTGCGATGCTGGAGGCGCGCTGA